The region GTAGGAAAGAGGTTTCCTGCATCAGAAAATAAGTAGCCATCAGTGGGAGAGCCATAATAAGTGCTTCTAGACTCTGGTCCGACTTTAACGCTCAACAAGTCGTGATGCAAAATCACATTGTGCAACTGTATCTATCACATCTTAACTATCTAACCTTCACTTAATCAAGAGGGGCTCCAAGCACATGGTAGACTACAGAACTCCATGTTTTCTGAATCTTTTGGTGACCCCTACAGTTTGGGGTAATCCAACTGGCTAACCTGCTTAGATGCTTCGTGGACCTGCTTGACATGATTTGTCCTTCTGCTGCTGACTGGCACTACTGGCTGCAGCAATCAACCATTCAAAGGCAAGATAAGCTTTATTTCATCTGATAATTATCTACCCAGTCCTGTTCCCCCCCTGGTAAAGGTTCCTGGATCTGATACAGGTTTATgaccaaaaagaaaagcaagacTCAACAGTGCCATGAAGAATATGGCTTAACATCAGATTTTCGATTGGATTGCCTCACTGTCAGGGTCGCTTAACTCTTCTGATCACCAAACATTGTTCAGGTTAAATGGGTCAAATGCCCAAATGGCTTGGGCCATTACACAACTCATAACAGTGAGCCTTTACCATGCACCATAAGTGTAGATGTTATTGGGtatttgtgtgaaatgtttacTGTAAACTTTTCCATTGATCAACCTCTTGTTAGCTTTTTGGGGGTTAggtaaagggttaaaaaatgtgttttgtcttaagctaaaaaacaaaggttattaaaaggttaaaaatggatctcaatatttaaataattgcaTAAATATAGGTTCAAAGCCATTGGGACATTGTAAAAGTTAATTATAGTGAAAATACAGTTCATTGCTAAAATAACAAGTTAAATGAGTTAAAAAGAGAGcccaatatatttttttatgtttatgtatcTCAAATAGCTATTCAAAGCCAGATTCCAGTGCACTGAGCTAGTTACAATGTTATTGCAATACCAAACCAGGTCGCTAGAGGGCGCATAGCGCTTGTGAGGAGCATAATACCCTAAAGAGGCAATATCTGCAGAATAAATCCTGCAGCCGAGCTGAACACAGCTaaacttatttatttacatacagACAGACCACTGCAGGGTAAAGATACACTCCTCCCTGGCACCCCTAGGCCAGGTCGAGGGAGCAACAATTTCATCCCTTTTGTGTCCACTACTGTGTAGCAGCAATATAGACTTGTGAGAGGTCTtataatgtgtttctttcttctcaCTAACATATGAGGATAAAGTATACCAATACAGTGAAATGTCTTTCTGTCTTAAGAGAGGATAACACAAAAAGTAAAGCTGTTGCCCACGTCGGTCCTGCTTTGATCTGAAGAGCATATACCATATAAACTTCTTGTTCAACAaccaaaagacacaaaaagtaaGCTGaatcttcattttgtttattctaatatgttttattcatgtgttttttttaaataaaaagatcatTTACTGTATAACAAATTGGACTATGTACAAAGACAGTGGCAAATAAAGTTCTGTTTCAAGCTCCTTCAAGTTTGCTTGTTAGAAATTATAGTTAATGGTTATGTCATAGACAACAAGAAAACCTGTTTGGcacatatttaaacattatCATTACCGATTTACAGCATGTGCAGGTTACTAAAATTCaaccaaaataagaaaaaaacgtAGAAAACATTAGATTCTGACATTTAAGAATAGATAGAAAATGGTGCAAAAATGGAGAAGAGGCCCATTTAGAACCCGACTTCTCAAACTTGCTGACTATGAAACACACATAAGTGATAACATCCAATGTTCAGGAAATATGCAAACTGCCCAATACCGGAATCTTTCCTTCTGTACACATATTATGAATTCCCAAAGATTCTGatgctgaaatacattttctacataGTGTCTCTTGTATGTTTAAGGCTATATCTCAAAAGACTAAAAAGTGGCTGCTTCTGAAAGTATTTGTATTCACATCCCTCAAACATATGCATTCTTATCAAAGTGCTGGATCCTGGAGGAGTTGCTGTAGTCTGGAGGCGGCCTCTGGTTTATAGACCTTGCCTGCCCTCTTGGGTAGGAGGAGATATGAGAGTGAGAGGCAGCCCCTTTGTAGATATTTTTGGCATGACCGTGCctgtaaaaagacagaaaatagatTCATCCTCAAATATTGTTGATTCATATGTCAGGTTGACATTTTCTCAACTTATATGTTACTCATACGAAACCTTTTTGAGAAAGAATCTGCGATGGAGAAGCAAAGTATGACGCCTCCGAGGATACAGAGGACAGAACCTCCCCAGCCGATAAACAGAGCAGTTCCTAGGTCATACCTTCAGACACAGACAACAAATGTGGATTCAGTGGTTGAGTTAGATTAAAGGAGTCCTGCCCAACAGCCACATGGTTCTTACTTTTGAGCCACAAACATCGGGTCGAAAAATTCTGATGTAATCCTGTGTGCGTAGAGGGAGTACGCTGACAGTGAGCACAGGCCtaagaagaacaagaacaaaatgATTAAATCCAATAAAAGCACATCATGAATAATTAGATGAACAATCAACTGTACTGACCACTAAGAATAAAATTCACTCCAGCGAAGCAGGCAACTCTGGCTTTGCTGTTATCTGTTCCGCCGATTTTGGTGCATTTCATCCCGACGAGGGCGAATATGGAACCAAAAAAGCCAAGACAGATGGCTGCAATCGTCAACCCCCTGCATGCTTGGATGTAGCCTGCAAACATAAAATTAAATTCAACTTGTGGGCACTGAAAAGACTGTTGTCCTCTCATGTTTAAAAGGCTCCATTCTGTGCTTACCCTGTACGTTAACCCCTCCGCATACCACAAGGTCAATGAGTTATTGACCTTGTGACCAAATTTAACACATAAAGGCAAGCAACACAATTTGTCAGGTGTTAAGCTAATTGTTTTCAGGGACTTAGTGGTCATGTGGAGACCATATTGGTATATAACTTAACAATTAAAGGTGATTTGGAGGGAAATATTAACTGACAAAGTCAAGCAATGAAACGAGTCAGCTGTTGAGGAAACAGCCCGAGGGTCCCAGTAAATCACCATTATGGTGCTTTCAAGGTCTGAGAACAAAGGCTAACCATTGACAGTATTTGGATGTAAGTGAGTTCTTGCTCGAAGAATTGCCATTCTAGGATATCTATTTCTCATCAGAAAACAATGAGATTCTCTTTAAATATTCCAAGCACATTTCAGAGAGAAAAGGACCCGAggtaaagatttaaaaactgtGGATGAATCAGCACTGGTCTTCACATTGAGCAGTAACTGAAaagcaaacaacacaaaatatgttgaccaaactgtttaaaaaaaataaaagcaaaaaaacaggGAAAGGCAGAAAAGCCAAGGATCCATTTatgagggaggaaaaaagcTGACCATCCAGTGCCAGCATGGAGGGAAAGTCTTTGCAGTTGGATACTCCAGTTGAATCACCAACACAGTTCTTCCATAGATTGGAAGTGATGAGAGCTGTACCGAGGACTATCCCATCCAAAGTAGCAATCTTCCAGATTTCTGTTGGCATGGTGGAACAGACAAGCGCCCACCCCACAGTGgttaaaataaaggcacaaatctCCTGAATCATGAGCCTCATGCTGTAGAGAGAGGAACCTTACAAACAGCTGTGTGAGTGAAATCTTGAACTTAACgcatttatgaaataaaaatttCTGGctggcacttcctgttaaaaaatatcattaaaagCAAAGTCAGCTGCAAAAgaagttttctcttttctgaatAAGACGAAAAAAGGGAAGCATCCACCTGGCTTAGTCAAGAGAAAAATCACACTGTGAGTCAGTGGTGAACTTTTTCTGGACAGGATAACTGAGTGATCGATGTGCCAGTGTTTTATAAATGATGGTGCCAGGAtcacacattcaggtaaggcaggataTACCTTCACGTTTACAcaacacgtaaggagaggcaATTGCAGCCTCTTGGCAGGGACAGAACAACTCGACTAAAATACACATAAcacttccaaacacacacaaatattgaATTATTGGAGCTGTAAACATCACGCATCCCTGCGTGAACGGGCTTCTCTAAGGCGAGCCTATAAGATTGTCAGCGACCCATCCCATGTTCTGCATACAGAGTATGAGACCCGTTGTAGACTGAACTGGTTTAACCCTCCTGTTATGTTCGTTTGTCAGGGACAGCAATAAAATTCCTGCAGGGTGAATTTCACCCGGTGCATGTTTACTCATCAAAAAGTGGTCAGAAACTGGAAAATCCTAATAAACATTGTTTGTACCTGATTACTAACATTATAACATTGCTGTGATTTGATCCAGAGCCTCCAGGACTGTCATTACTTTCTTGTTGCTCATTTTGTCAAACTCTGACAGTGAGTATAGGCTTCTTTACACAGAGTGTAATGTTGGTAGGATTCTCATGCAGGGACCCTTTTATAAGTTTCGCCCCTTCCCAGCTTTGTGGGCAGAGTTTTCCCGCTGGAAAATAAAAGATTCCCGTCAAAGTCATAATGACATttgcaaagaaagaaatagTAAATTTGACACTTCTGACCTCTTTTAGCCTCCACTTTCATTGCTGGGTCAAATTCACCCGAACTATATCTCTGTGATATAAACAtgcaggggggtgggggggaggttGCAAATACATACAATTAACCATCTTTTATTTGTTCGTTGATAAAACTAATTAAGGACAGCAGAAGAAGTGTCATatcgaaaaaaaacaaatccggatttttttaactttgaaaaCATAACGGGAGGGTAAAAAGTTAATTAATTCCTTTTTCTATAAAACTTTTAAATAGTGGCAAACAA is a window of Labrus mixtus chromosome 13, fLabMix1.1, whole genome shotgun sequence DNA encoding:
- the LOC132986553 gene encoding claudin-10-like; this encodes MRLMIQEICAFILTTVGWALVCSTMPTEIWKIATLDGIVLGTALITSNLWKNCVGDSTGVSNCKDFPSMLALDGYIQACRGLTIAAICLGFFGSIFALVGMKCTKIGGTDNSKARVACFAGVNFILSGLCSLSAYSLYAHRITSEFFDPMFVAQKYDLGTALFIGWGGSVLCILGGVILCFSIADSFSKRHGHAKNIYKGAASHSHISSYPRGQARSINQRPPPDYSNSSRIQHFDKNAYV